The genome window AAACGAGGGGTGGGCCTGAGAAGCCTGACGGACTCGATTGACACCACCACCCCTCAGGGACGGTTAGTGCTCAATATCTTTGCGTCACTGGCCGAATTTGAAAGGGACCTGATTCGGGAAAGGACCAAGGCAGGCTTGGAAGCCGCCCGAGCCCGAGGTCGAAAAGGAGGACGACGCAGCGGACTTTCGCCGGAGGCTCAAAAGAAAGCCATGCTGGCCGAGATGTATTATAAGGAAGAGAAATTGGGAGTGGATGAAATTTCCAAAACGGTGGGCATTTCCAAAATGACACTGTATAAGTATCTGCGACTGCGGGGAGTGAAAATCAGTGCGTATCAGAAAACAGAAGTAAACAAATAAGTTGGCCGACCCAATAAATACGGCTTATGACAAGGCAGTTTCAGTACCACATAATGTGGCATTGGAAGGATACAAAAAATCCCTGTTCGGCGATTTTCTTTCGAATGTTCGGGAACAGGGATTCTGCGACTTTTCTTTTTAATTATTTTCTTCCATTTTCATGTTTGAAAATCTTATTGAAGAAGAAGTGAAATAAAGGTAGATAGTATTTATGACTATTCCCAATTAAAATATAATTAAAGCGAGTTTAAAATGTTCTTAAAACAGGATAGTATGCCTTAATACCGGTCATAAATAAG of Runella slithyformis DSM 19594 contains these proteins:
- a CDS encoding recombinase family protein — encoded protein: MLFGYARVSTKDQNLELQWDALTKAGCEMIFQEKASGVKADRPELEKMMVQLRKGDVVCIYKLDRLGRSLKNLLELVAEFEKRGVGLRSLTDSIDTTTPQGRLVLNIFASLAEFERDLIRERTKAGLEAARARGRKGGRRSGLSPEAQKKAMLAEMYYKEEKLGVDEISKTVGISKMTLYKYLRLRGVKISAYQKTEVNK